From Streptomyces sp. TLI_053, a single genomic window includes:
- a CDS encoding ATP-binding protein, with product MKWGRKKTPGQETGTGSRQGHDGAEKQTGTGQRNADAGEQVVDGGPGLRGSTGAIVAAGDVIGSSTQFVQAEQALVLPAEAYAPIPADAALGGVSNVRGGLFVGRREELALLDAAFEGAGEVVVHAVHGLGGVGKSALATHWASMRTEPVRWRITADTAVGVRAGLASLARALQPGLTGLPEDLQVERAVRWLAGHDGWLLVLDNVDDPANIEPLLERIPRGRVLVTTRRTGGWHHRATAVRLGVLEAGDALDLFVRVLTHDGPRESEGAEAVCEELGHLALAVEQAAAYCAQTGTVPVAYLEMLARWPADMFAAGAETTDSERTIARIWHLTLDRLTDTPLAGDILRILAWYAPDNIPRELLHHLAAEPDGPTVPQISTAVGRLLAYSMITDNRDGTLTVHRLVQTLARTPDPHDPHRRANDITTARHRATQYLAAAFPDDTGQPDRWPFLLALIPHVDSLADRTPEAADTVTTAAVLNSAGLFLITGQGQARRAAAHLRRSLTSLTRILGEDAPDTLTTGNNLAGAYRYAGDLARAIPLYEHLLQDRVRVLGEDAPDTLTTRNNLAHAYQGSGDLARAIPLYEQTLDTMVRILGKDAPHTLITRNNLAGAYQDAGRIRDAITLYKQTLQDRVRVLGEDAPDTLNTRDNLAGAYRGAGDLARAIPLYEQTLEMMVRVLGEDAPDTLITRGKLAHAYQASGAVARAIPLYEQTLDTMVRVLGEDAPHTLSTRGKLAHAYQASGAVARAIPLFEQLLQDQVRVLGEDAPNTLTTRNNVAASYRDAGDLARAVPLFEQLLQDQVRVLGEDAPNTLTTRNNLAQTYQTSGNVALAVPLFEQLLQDQVRVLGEDAPDTLTTRNNLAHAYQGSGDLACAIPLFEQTLDTMVRVLGEDAPHTLITRKNLASAYREAGDLARAIPLYEQLLQNRVRTLGEDAPETLISRNNLAAFYRDAGRTSDAVAVLRSVVEGRVRVLGPDHQDTVDSRVGLLVTLVERGRSLLPGNSAGAWQNALEAVQAVGPYFVEDPGVYGTALAHAFRLAADVLDVDGQSEAAAKYRQHARYAAGAAAAARRAESRRR from the coding sequence GTGAAGTGGGGCAGGAAGAAGACGCCTGGGCAGGAAACGGGCACCGGCAGTCGGCAGGGGCACGATGGCGCCGAGAAGCAGACCGGAACCGGGCAGCGGAATGCGGATGCCGGGGAGCAGGTCGTCGACGGCGGTCCGGGTCTTCGTGGGAGTACGGGGGCGATCGTCGCGGCCGGGGACGTGATCGGCTCCTCGACCCAGTTCGTGCAGGCCGAGCAGGCGTTGGTCCTGCCGGCGGAGGCGTATGCGCCGATCCCTGCGGACGCTGCCCTGGGTGGGGTGTCGAACGTCCGCGGTGGGCTGTTCGTCGGGCGCCGTGAGGAGCTCGCGCTGCTGGACGCGGCGTTCGAGGGTGCGGGCGAGGTGGTAGTGCACGCGGTCCACGGGCTGGGCGGGGTCGGCAAGTCGGCCCTGGCCACTCACTGGGCCTCGATGCGCACCGAGCCGGTGCGGTGGCGGATCACCGCCGACACGGCCGTCGGGGTACGGGCGGGGCTGGCCTCACTCGCCCGCGCCCTCCAGCCGGGCCTGACCGGTCTGCCCGAGGACCTGCAGGTGGAGCGGGCGGTGCGCTGGCTCGCTGGCCACGACGGGTGGCTGCTGGTGCTCGACAACGTCGACGACCCCGCCAATATCGAACCCCTGCTGGAACGCATCCCCCGCGGCCGGGTCCTCGTCACCACCCGGCGTACTGGTGGATGGCACCACCGTGCCACCGCCGTCCGCCTCGGCGTCCTGGAGGCGGGCGACGCGCTGGACCTGTTCGTGCGGGTCCTCACTCACGACGGCCCGCGCGAGAGCGAGGGCGCCGAGGCGGTGTGCGAGGAACTCGGGCACCTGGCCCTGGCCGTCGAGCAGGCCGCCGCGTACTGCGCACAGACCGGCACCGTGCCGGTCGCCTACCTGGAGATGCTGGCCCGGTGGCCGGCCGACATGTTCGCCGCCGGAGCGGAGACCACGGACTCCGAGCGCACCATCGCGCGGATCTGGCACCTGACTCTGGACCGCCTCACCGACACCCCCCTCGCCGGCGACATTCTGCGGATTCTGGCCTGGTACGCCCCCGACAACATCCCCCGCGAACTCCTCCACCATCTCGCCGCCGAGCCCGACGGCCCCACCGTCCCACAGATCAGCACCGCGGTCGGCCGGCTCCTGGCCTACAGCATGATCACCGACAACCGCGACGGCACCCTAACGGTCCACCGCCTCGTCCAGACCCTTGCCCGCACCCCCGACCCCCACGACCCCCACCGCCGGGCCAACGACATCACCACCGCCCGCCACCGAGCCACCCAGTACCTCGCGGCCGCTTTCCCCGACGATACGGGGCAGCCCGACAGGTGGCCGTTCTTGCTCGCCCTGATTCCTCATGTCGACTCCCTCGCTGATCGGACACCTGAGGCGGCCGACACCGTCACCACCGCCGCCGTGCTCAACAGTGCTGGTCTCTTCCTCATCACCGGTCAGGGCCAGGCTCGGCGCGCCGCCGCCCACCTCAGGCGCTCCCTGACCAGCCTGACGCGGATTCTGGGTGAGGACGCACCCGACACCCTCACCACCGGCAACAACCTCGCGGGCGCATATCGGTATGCCGGCGACCTGGCCCGCGCCATCCCCCTGTACGAACATCTCCTCCAAGACCGGGTTCGGGTCCTGGGCGAGGACGCACCCGACACCCTCACCACCCGCAACAACCTCGCCCACGCCTACCAGGGCTCGGGGGACCTGGCCCGCGCCATCCCCCTGTACGAACAGACCCTGGACACGATGGTGCGGATCCTGGGCAAGGACGCACCCCACACCCTCATCACCCGCAACAACCTCGCGGGCGCCTACCAGGACGCCGGGCGCATCAGGGACGCCATCACCCTGTACAAACAGACCCTTCAGGACCGGGTTCGGGTCCTGGGCGAGGACGCACCCGACACCCTCAATACCCGCGACAACCTCGCGGGCGCCTACCGGGGTGCCGGCGACCTGGCCCGCGCCATCCCCCTGTACGAACAGACCTTGGAGATGATGGTGCGGGTCCTGGGCGAGGACGCACCCGACACCCTCATCACCCGCGGCAAGCTCGCCCACGCCTACCAGGCCTCGGGAGCCGTAGCTCGCGCCATCCCCCTGTACGAACAGACCCTGGACACGATGGTGCGGGTCCTGGGCGAGGACGCACCCCACACCCTCAGCACCCGCGGCAAGCTCGCCCACGCCTACCAGGCCTCGGGAGCCGTAGCTCGCGCCATCCCCCTATTCGAACAGCTCCTTCAGGACCAGGTTCGGGTCCTGGGCGAAGACGCACCCAACACGCTCACTACGCGCAACAACGTCGCAGCCTCATATCGGGACGCCGGCGACCTGGCTCGCGCCGTCCCCCTGTTCGAGCAACTCTTACAGGACCAGGTTCGGGTCCTGGGCGAAGACGCACCCAACACGCTCACTACCCGCAACAACCTCGCCCAGACCTACCAAACCTCAGGGAACGTTGCCCTCGCCGTCCCCCTGTTCGAACAGCTCCTTCAGGACCAGGTTCGGGTCCTGGGCGAAGACGCACCCGACACCCTCACCACCCGCAACAACCTCGCCCACGCCTACCAGGGCTCGGGGGACCTGGCCTGCGCCATTCCCCTGTTCGAACAGACCCTGGACACGATGGTGCGGGTCCTGGGCGAGGACGCACCCCACACCCTCATCACGCGCAAGAACCTCGCCAGCGCCTATCGGGAAGCCGGCGACCTAGCCCGCGCCATCCCCCTGTACGAACAGCTCCTTCAGAACCGAGTACGGACACTGGGCGAAGACGCGCCCGAGACCCTCATCAGCCGCAACAACCTCGCCGCCTTCTACCGGGACGCCGGACGCACCAGCGACGCCGTTGCTGTGCTGCGGTCCGTGGTGGAGGGCCGGGTACGGGTTCTGGGTCCTGATCATCAGGACACGGTGGATTCGCGCGTGGGGCTGTTGGTGACGCTGGTTGAACGGGGACGTTCCCTGTTGCCCGGCAACTCTGCGGGCGCGTGGCAGAACGCTCTTGAGGCGGTACAGGCTGTCGGCCCGTACTTCGTCGAGGATCCTGGCGTGTACGGAACCGCGCTCGCCCACGCTTTCAGGCTCGCCGCGGATGTCCTCGATGTGGATGGGCAGTCCGAAGCAGCCGCCAAGTACCGCCAGCACGCCCGGTACGCCGCAGGAGCAGCGGCAGCGGCCCGGCGCGCAGAAAGCCGCCGCCGCTGA
- a CDS encoding helicase associated domain-containing protein translates to MAAKAAAEVKPRVSPGDRFAQGLSALAQFVERERHPRVPRPHKEPVETVAAGPGGEEQVVVSHFALGTWLNNQKARRAKLSPGQLAQLAEHGVQWA, encoded by the coding sequence GTGGCCGCGAAGGCCGCCGCCGAGGTGAAGCCGAGGGTGTCCCCTGGGGACCGGTTCGCCCAGGGCCTGAGCGCGCTCGCCCAGTTCGTCGAGCGGGAACGGCACCCCCGGGTGCCCCGCCCGCACAAGGAACCGGTGGAGACCGTCGCGGCCGGCCCCGGCGGTGAGGAGCAGGTGGTGGTGTCGCACTTCGCGCTGGGCACCTGGCTCAACAACCAGAAGGCCCGCCGGGCGAAGCTCAGCCCCGGTCAGCTCGCGCAGCTCGCGGAGCACGGGGTGCAGTGGGCGTAG
- a CDS encoding helicase associated domain-containing protein, with protein sequence MFEGERLGRRVKAQRACWPGLEEDQRNLLTAIGIEAARAGGREGRRRGEADSVPRQRFAQGLAALAQFVERERHPRIPRPHKEPVETVEAGPGGEEQVVVSHFALGTWLNNQEARRAKLTPIQLA encoded by the coding sequence GTGTTCGAGGGCGAGCGGCTCGGCCGACGAGTGAAGGCGCAGCGGGCCTGCTGGCCCGGTCTGGAGGAAGACCAGCGGAATCTGCTGACGGCGATCGGCATCGAGGCCGCCCGAGCTGGTGGCCGCGAAGGCCGCCGCCGAGGCGAAGCCGACAGTGTCCCGCGGCAACGGTTCGCCCAGGGCCTGGCCGCGCTCGCCCAGTTCGTCGAGCGGGAACGTCACCCCCGGATCCCCCGGCCGCACAAGGAGCCGGTGGAGACCGTCGAGGCCGGCCCCGGCGGCGAGGAGCAGGTCGTGGTGTCGCACTTCGCGCTCGGCACCTGGCTCAACAACCAGGAAGCCCGCCGGGCCAAACTCACCCCGATACAGCTCGCGTAG